One Deinococcus reticulitermitis DNA segment encodes these proteins:
- a CDS encoding DEAD/DEAH box helicase produces MFAARSPYARLELFLRDILGGGATLLHEEEVAPARTVRAADLGWSGAVQRGFAYPEVYAHQAEASRRLAAGEHVIITTPTASGKTGAFFPAIFGRLEQDPQATALFVYPLVALGQDQRDKLRAFRDAGGFGWDIAAFHGSAQPGDVFRPDVRMVTATPDKLHWSLDKPAVRDFLRRLSFIVLDEAHTYRGGFGSEVSGMLRRLLDLARALGATPQVVLSTATIGNPAEFARELVGVEAVEVGASGAARHGKRYYLADHRGQPRRFWDSVVSASLSRGLKVLAFFRGRSRAARLYSTYRAQPLYAPHVHLYMAGTSDREGRLSEFRRAKSGVMFATNALEAGVDIGDLEVVIIDGYPGSRMAFRQMAGRAGRVAPGLVLYLPALNEQGVPQPVDAFYSNLGNFRELLTGPLEKAVVEAANPYLAPRHLARRNAEFRAAGLAALPEPGPGYWNLRGEGSATYAVIEVNDWAQKGLRAFDAPLESPSGHYALTEKHEGAVFTLDGQGYRVLRWETHPPGTAILVEKYSAGDLFTRGLHTTGVQTGQMGAWVRRGPLAYRHGEVLIRRQYTGYVLMRQVFERVCTGCDRAPEAFERVCANCGGRIQDRMQDQKLAEHLYDDPVELPPFRTAALEVGLDPTATERPTAVAHTLKHLLQKLIPERVACDEGDLAGAFREGRDTYFFLYDDWRGGLGVSRRAFEGMDDLLYRAHALSTKTCCAQPGGCYECVAVSRCFSPFLPSGERRPTDKGATALFLQRLLGVQPAAASEAEVLPDVPPTLPGDWPLQAREWLDLHGLSVPEVSARLGIPSRELQRAVSQTPPLRLSHAKFGEGILTQGSGQGDAREVLVYFPGHGYKRLLVKYAGLSVVQGARAPASPPVS; encoded by the coding sequence GTGTTTGCCGCGCGCTCGCCCTACGCCCGTCTGGAGCTGTTCCTGCGCGACATCCTGGGCGGCGGCGCGACGCTGCTGCATGAGGAGGAGGTCGCCCCCGCGCGGACGGTGCGCGCCGCCGATCTCGGCTGGTCCGGGGCCGTGCAGCGGGGCTTCGCCTACCCGGAGGTGTACGCGCACCAGGCCGAGGCCTCCCGGCGCCTGGCCGCAGGCGAGCACGTGATCATCACGACGCCGACGGCGAGCGGCAAGACCGGGGCGTTTTTTCCAGCGATTTTCGGCCGACTGGAGCAAGACCCGCAGGCCACCGCGCTCTTCGTCTACCCGCTCGTGGCGCTCGGACAGGACCAGCGCGACAAGCTGCGGGCCTTCCGGGACGCGGGGGGGTTTGGCTGGGACATCGCGGCCTTTCACGGCTCGGCGCAGCCCGGCGACGTGTTCCGGCCGGACGTGCGGATGGTGACCGCCACCCCCGACAAGCTGCACTGGTCGCTCGACAAGCCCGCCGTGCGTGACTTCCTGCGCCGGCTCTCCTTCATCGTGCTCGACGAGGCGCACACCTACCGGGGGGGCTTCGGCTCGGAGGTGTCGGGGATGCTGCGGCGGCTGCTCGACCTCGCGCGGGCGCTGGGGGCCACGCCGCAGGTCGTGCTGAGCACCGCTACCATCGGCAACCCGGCGGAGTTTGCGCGCGAGCTCGTGGGGGTGGAGGCCGTCGAGGTGGGCGCTTCGGGCGCGGCGCGGCATGGCAAGCGCTACTACCTCGCCGACCACCGGGGGCAGCCCCGGCGCTTCTGGGACAGCGTGGTGAGCGCGAGCCTGAGCCGGGGCCTCAAGGTGCTTGCCTTTTTCCGGGGCCGCTCGCGGGCGGCGCGGCTGTACTCGACCTACCGCGCGCAGCCGCTCTACGCGCCGCACGTCCACCTCTACATGGCCGGCACCTCCGACCGCGAGGGGCGCCTGAGCGAGTTTCGCCGGGCGAAAAGCGGGGTGATGTTCGCCACCAACGCGCTGGAGGCCGGCGTGGACATCGGTGACCTCGAAGTCGTGATCATCGACGGCTATCCCGGCTCGCGCATGGCCTTCCGGCAGATGGCGGGCCGCGCCGGGCGGGTGGCGCCGGGGCTGGTCCTCTACCTCCCGGCGCTGAATGAGCAGGGCGTGCCGCAGCCGGTGGACGCCTTCTACTCCAACCTCGGCAACTTCCGCGAACTGCTCACCGGGCCGCTCGAAAAGGCGGTGGTGGAGGCCGCCAACCCCTACCTCGCGCCGAGGCACCTCGCGCGGCGCAACGCCGAGTTCCGCGCCGCCGGACTCGCCGCGCTGCCCGAGCCGGGGCCGGGGTACTGGAACCTGCGCGGAGAGGGGAGCGCCACCTACGCCGTGATCGAGGTGAATGATTGGGCACAGAAGGGCCTGCGGGCCTTCGACGCGCCGCTTGAGTCCCCGAGCGGGCACTACGCGCTCACCGAGAAGCACGAGGGCGCGGTGTTCACCCTCGACGGCCAGGGCTACCGGGTGCTGCGCTGGGAGACGCACCCGCCCGGCACCGCGATCCTGGTGGAGAAGTACTCGGCGGGCGACCTCTTCACGCGCGGGCTGCACACCACGGGCGTCCAGACCGGGCAGATGGGGGCGTGGGTGCGCCGGGGACCGCTCGCCTACCGGCACGGCGAGGTGCTGATCCGGCGCCAGTACACCGGCTACGTGCTGATGCGCCAGGTCTTCGAGCGCGTCTGCACCGGCTGCGACCGCGCGCCCGAGGCCTTCGAGCGGGTGTGCGCGAACTGCGGCGGGCGCATTCAGGACCGGATGCAGGACCAGAAACTCGCCGAGCACCTCTACGACGACCCCGTGGAGCTGCCGCCCTTCCGCACCGCCGCGCTCGAAGTCGGCCTCGACCCTACGGCCACCGAGCGGCCCACCGCCGTGGCGCACACCCTCAAGCACCTGCTGCAAAAACTGATCCCCGAGCGCGTCGCCTGCGACGAGGGCGACCTCGCGGGGGCCTTCCGGGAGGGGCGCGACACCTATTTTTTCCTCTACGACGACTGGCGCGGGGGCCTGGGCGTGTCGCGCCGGGCCTTCGAGGGCATGGACGACCTGCTCTACCGGGCGCACGCGCTGTCCACCAAGACCTGCTGCGCGCAGCCAGGCGGCTGCTACGAGTGCGTGGCGGTGAGCCGCTGCTTCTCGCCCTTCTTGCCGAGTGGCGAGCGCCGGCCCACCGACAAGGGGGCCACCGCGCTTTTTCTCCAGCGCCTGCTCGGGGTCCAGCCCGCCGCCGCGAGCGAGGCCGAGGTGCTGCCCGACGTGCCCCCGACCCTGCCCGGCGACTGGCCGCTCCAGGCGCGCGAGTGGCTCGACCTGCACGGCCTCTCTGTGCCTGAAGTCAGCGCCCGGCTCGGCATTCCCAGCCGCGAGCTTCAGCGGGCGGTGAGCCAGACGCCGCCCCTGCGGCTGTCGCACGCTAAATTCGGCGAAGGCATTCTCACCCAGGGCTCGGGGCAGGGCGACGCGCGCGAGGTGCTCGTGTACTTTCCGGGGCACGGCTACAAGCGCCTGCTCGTCAAATACGCCGGCCTCAGCGTGGTGCAAGGAGCGCGCGCCCCGGCTTCCCCCCCCGTTTCCTGA
- a CDS encoding GntR family transcriptional regulator, with translation MAKYPLIKTTLKDRLLGGHYPEGLPLPSEPQLAREFEVSRMTARRAIDELEREGYVYRVQGAGTFPTGKRFRQGMFRVRPFKEWARHPDHRTTVLRAMQIEATPEIAIVLQINPGDPVVFVHRLRTAGDEALVIEKRYINASLVPGLLERNLGVESIHETMVSMGVPLQRVEQNLEAVNLRQEEADLLRVPLGTAAFLLRRTTYSGNKRATYVNYWVRGDRYAFQDTFEP, from the coding sequence ATGGCGAAGTACCCGCTCATCAAGACCACCCTGAAAGACCGTCTGCTGGGCGGTCATTATCCGGAGGGACTGCCCCTCCCGAGCGAGCCGCAACTCGCCCGCGAATTCGAGGTCTCGCGCATGACGGCCCGCCGCGCGATTGACGAGCTGGAGCGCGAAGGCTACGTCTACCGCGTGCAGGGCGCCGGCACCTTTCCCACCGGGAAGCGTTTCCGGCAGGGGATGTTCCGGGTGCGGCCCTTCAAGGAGTGGGCGCGTCACCCCGACCACCGCACGACCGTGCTGCGCGCCATGCAGATCGAGGCGACCCCGGAAATCGCCATCGTGCTCCAGATCAACCCCGGCGACCCGGTGGTGTTCGTCCACCGCCTGCGCACGGCGGGTGACGAGGCGCTCGTGATCGAGAAGCGCTACATCAACGCCTCGCTCGTGCCAGGGCTGCTCGAGCGCAACCTGGGCGTCGAGAGCATCCACGAGACGATGGTGAGCATGGGCGTGCCTCTGCAGCGCGTCGAGCAGAACCTCGAGGCCGTCAACCTGCGTCAGGAGGAAGCCGACCTGCTGCGCGTCCCACTCGGCACCGCCGCTTTTCTCCTGCGGCGCACAACCTACTCGGGCAACAAGCGCGCCACCTACGTCAACTACTGGGTGCGCGGCGACCGCTACGCTTTTCAGGACACCTTCGAGCCCTGA
- the glgX gene encoding glycogen debranching protein GlgX yields the protein MPLSQAPLPQRLRPGAPYPLGATWDGKGTNFALYSENASAVELCLFDAAGEETRIPLREYTAFVWHGYLPGVGPGQRYGYRVHGEYAPERGLRFNPNVVLLDPYAKALGGAERFDAGVFGYVLGEDDAQMQTQEQRGAPLGIVIDPMFNWVGDQKPNVPFHQSVIYEAHVKGLTMTHPDVPEELRGTYAGVATPVILDYLKDLGITAIEFLPVHQHVDDPFLLDKGLTNYWGYSTLNFFAPDVRYSAEARKGNPAGAVPEFKNMVRALHDAGIEVILDVVYNHTAEGNHMGPTLSFKGIDNPTYYRLVAENPRFYFDYTGTGNSLNVRHPQTLQLIMDSLRYWVTEMHVDGFRFDLASTLARGLHEVDQLSGFFTIIHQDPTISQVKLIAEPWDVGEGGYQVGNFPVNWAEWNGIYRDDMRAFWKGEGGLASEIGYRLTGSSDLYQRDGRKPYASINFVTAHDGFTLRDSVTYEEKHNEANGEGGADGHNHNLTWNCGVEGETDDPEINRLRAQQMRNFLATLLLGQGTPMLLGGDEFGRTQRGNNNAYCQDNEISWYDWNAVDEALLAFTRKVIALRKAHPSLHRRKFFSGRTIRGEDVRDIVWLRYDGAEMTDDDWNNDHTQSLGMFLDGDGLDDVDAEGRPLKDDDLLLLLSASHIDLPFRLPDLDGCPSWELLLDTSDDHAEEHALAGTETVLKARSVKLYRCGRPATQETPA from the coding sequence ATGCCTCTGAGTCAAGCTCCCCTTCCCCAACGCCTGCGCCCCGGCGCGCCCTACCCCCTGGGGGCCACCTGGGACGGCAAGGGAACGAATTTCGCCCTCTACTCGGAAAACGCCTCGGCGGTCGAGCTGTGCCTCTTTGACGCCGCTGGCGAGGAAACCCGCATTCCGCTGCGCGAGTACACCGCCTTCGTGTGGCACGGCTACCTGCCGGGCGTCGGGCCGGGGCAGCGCTACGGCTACCGCGTGCACGGCGAGTACGCCCCGGAGCGGGGGCTGCGCTTCAACCCCAATGTGGTGCTGCTCGATCCCTACGCCAAGGCCTTGGGCGGCGCCGAACGTTTCGACGCGGGCGTCTTCGGCTACGTGCTCGGCGAGGACGACGCGCAGATGCAGACGCAGGAGCAGCGCGGCGCGCCGCTGGGCATCGTGATCGACCCGATGTTCAACTGGGTGGGGGATCAGAAACCGAACGTTCCCTTTCACCAGTCGGTGATCTACGAGGCGCACGTCAAGGGCCTGACGATGACCCATCCGGACGTGCCCGAGGAGCTGCGCGGCACCTACGCGGGCGTGGCGACCCCGGTGATTCTTGACTACCTCAAGGATCTGGGCATCACGGCCATCGAGTTTCTGCCGGTGCATCAGCATGTCGACGACCCCTTCTTGCTGGACAAGGGCCTGACGAACTACTGGGGCTATTCGACACTGAACTTCTTCGCCCCCGACGTGCGCTACTCCGCTGAGGCGAGAAAGGGCAACCCGGCCGGCGCGGTGCCCGAGTTCAAGAACATGGTGCGCGCGCTGCACGACGCCGGCATCGAGGTGATTCTCGACGTGGTGTACAACCACACCGCCGAGGGCAACCACATGGGGCCGACGCTGAGCTTCAAGGGCATCGACAACCCCACCTACTACCGCCTGGTCGCTGAGAACCCGCGCTTTTACTTCGACTACACCGGCACCGGCAACTCGCTCAATGTCCGGCACCCGCAGACGCTGCAACTCATCATGGACTCGCTGCGCTACTGGGTCACCGAGATGCACGTCGACGGCTTCCGCTTCGATCTGGCGAGCACGCTCGCGCGCGGTCTGCACGAGGTGGACCAGCTCTCCGGGTTTTTCACCATCATTCACCAGGACCCCACCATCAGCCAGGTCAAGCTGATCGCCGAGCCCTGGGACGTGGGCGAGGGCGGTTACCAGGTCGGCAACTTCCCGGTGAACTGGGCCGAGTGGAACGGCATCTACCGCGACGACATGCGCGCCTTCTGGAAGGGCGAGGGCGGGCTCGCCAGTGAGATCGGTTACCGCCTGACCGGAAGCAGCGACCTCTACCAGCGCGACGGGCGCAAGCCGTATGCCTCGATCAACTTCGTGACCGCCCACGACGGCTTTACCCTGCGCGACTCGGTGACCTACGAGGAGAAGCACAACGAGGCCAACGGGGAGGGTGGCGCGGACGGCCACAACCACAACCTCACCTGGAACTGCGGCGTCGAGGGCGAAACCGACGATCCCGAGATCAACCGGCTGCGTGCCCAGCAGATGCGCAACTTCCTGGCGACGCTGCTGCTCGGGCAGGGCACCCCGATGCTGCTCGGCGGCGACGAGTTCGGGCGCACCCAGCGGGGCAACAACAACGCCTACTGCCAGGACAACGAGATCAGCTGGTACGACTGGAACGCGGTAGACGAGGCCCTGCTGGCGTTTACCAGAAAGGTGATCGCTCTACGCAAGGCCCACCCTTCGCTGCACCGGCGCAAGTTCTTTTCCGGGCGCACCATTCGCGGCGAGGATGTGCGCGACATCGTGTGGCTGCGCTACGACGGCGCAGAGATGACCGACGACGACTGGAACAATGACCACACCCAGTCGCTGGGCATGTTTCTCGACGGCGACGGCCTCGACGACGTGGACGCCGAGGGCCGCCCCTTGAAGGACGACGACCTGCTGCTGCTGCTGTCGGCCTCGCACATCGACCTGCCCTTCCGGCTGCCCGACCTCGACGGCTGCCCCAGCTGGGAGCTGCTGCTCGACACGAGCGACGACCACGCCGAGGAGCACGCCCTGGCCGGTACCGAGACCGTTCTCAAGGCGCGCAGCGTCAAGCTCTACCGCTGTGGGCGCCCGGCCACCCAGGAGACGCCGGCCTGA
- a CDS encoding WD40 repeat domain-containing protein produces MRVYDGNKLLFQAATQGLNAVTASKFSADGKWLLNIADGEGYVQLWNVETGERVRTFLAPFARIVNADFTPDSRHLLLNFRGERAESPRRADFEPSFWTLTPLRRVAQLSDARTCGGVYLCRESGYDRSVSFSADGRRMVFASSGGYGRTGAASIFDARSGARLATLPRLPYPQGASQIGGAGSVSARLSPDGQRVLVLYVDGRLAEYDVDTARLLGLRGKPAESQARAQLDTFARTGK; encoded by the coding sequence ATGCGGGTCTACGACGGGAACAAGTTGCTGTTTCAGGCCGCGACCCAGGGTCTGAACGCCGTGACCGCGAGCAAGTTCAGCGCGGACGGGAAGTGGCTGCTGAATATCGCGGACGGTGAGGGGTACGTGCAGCTCTGGAACGTGGAGACAGGGGAGCGGGTGAGGACGTTTCTGGCTCCCTTCGCCCGCATCGTCAACGCCGACTTCACGCCCGACAGCCGCCACCTGCTGCTCAATTTTCGCGGCGAGCGGGCCGAGTCCCCCCGGCGCGCCGACTTCGAGCCCTCCTTCTGGACCCTGACCCCACTGCGCCGGGTGGCCCAGCTCAGCGATGCCCGCACCTGCGGCGGGGTGTACCTCTGCCGCGAGTCGGGCTATGACCGCTCGGTCTCTTTCAGCGCCGACGGGCGCCGGATGGTCTTCGCAAGTTCGGGAGGCTACGGCAGGACCGGCGCCGCCTCGATCTTTGACGCCCGCAGCGGAGCACGCCTCGCCACCCTCCCCCGCCTGCCTTACCCGCAGGGGGCCTCGCAGATCGGCGGGGCCGGCAGCGTGAGCGCCCGCCTCTCCCCCGACGGCCAGCGCGTGCTCGTCCTGTACGTGGACGGGCGGCTGGCCGAGTACGACGTGGACACGGCGAGGCTGCTGGGGCTGCGGGGCAAACCGGCGGAGTCTCAGGCACGGGCGCAATTGGACACCTTTGCCAGGACGGGGAAATAA
- a CDS encoding thiolase family protein: MRDAVIVSAVRTPVGRGVKGTLANTRPDDLAALVLNEAVRRAGVDASIVEDVYLGCAIPEAEQGLNVARLAALRAGMPDSVGGVTVNRFCSSGLQTIAMAAAAIQTGQADVMLAGGVESMSMVPMSGHNPSPNPDLVDDRPGAYIGMGLTAENVAAKYGVSREDQDAFALRSHQRAAAAQDAGRFDAEIISVPVRVDKVKGTKLKSETIQFDKDELIRRDANMADMAKVRPAFKMGGSVSAANSSPFSDGAAAVLVMSGEKAQELGVKPLAKFLGFAVAGVAPEIMGIGPVAAVPKVLKQTGLTLDDIDLIELNEAFAAQSLAVARELGLDEEKMNVNGGAIALGHPLGCSGAKLTTTAIYELRRRGGGKALITMCIGGGMGAAGVIEVYPEVGAGETAAD; the protein is encoded by the coding sequence ATGCGTGACGCAGTTATCGTTTCCGCCGTTCGGACCCCCGTTGGACGCGGGGTCAAAGGCACCCTCGCCAACACCCGCCCCGATGACCTCGCCGCCCTCGTGCTGAATGAAGCGGTGAGGCGCGCGGGCGTGGACGCTTCTATCGTCGAGGACGTGTACCTCGGCTGCGCGATTCCCGAGGCCGAGCAGGGCCTGAACGTGGCCCGCCTCGCCGCGCTGCGGGCCGGGATGCCCGACTCGGTGGGCGGCGTGACCGTCAACCGCTTTTGCTCCAGCGGCCTCCAGACCATCGCGATGGCGGCGGCAGCGATCCAGACCGGGCAGGCCGACGTGATGCTCGCGGGCGGCGTCGAGAGCATGAGCATGGTCCCGATGAGCGGCCACAACCCCAGCCCGAACCCCGACCTCGTGGATGACCGGCCCGGCGCCTACATCGGCATGGGCCTGACCGCCGAGAACGTGGCCGCCAAGTATGGAGTGAGCCGCGAGGATCAGGACGCCTTCGCGCTGCGCAGCCACCAGCGCGCGGCGGCGGCCCAGGACGCGGGCCGCTTCGACGCCGAGATCATCTCCGTGCCCGTCCGCGTGGACAAGGTGAAAGGCACCAAACTCAAGTCCGAGACGATTCAGTTCGACAAGGACGAGCTGATCCGCCGCGACGCCAACATGGCGGACATGGCGAAGGTGCGCCCGGCTTTCAAGATGGGCGGCTCGGTGAGTGCGGCCAACTCCAGCCCCTTTTCCGACGGCGCGGCTGCCGTGCTCGTGATGAGCGGCGAGAAGGCGCAGGAACTCGGCGTGAAGCCGCTCGCGAAGTTCCTCGGCTTCGCGGTGGCGGGCGTGGCCCCCGAGATCATGGGCATCGGCCCCGTCGCTGCCGTGCCGAAGGTGCTCAAGCAGACCGGCCTGACCCTGGACGACATCGACCTGATCGAGCTGAACGAGGCGTTTGCCGCGCAGTCGCTCGCCGTGGCGCGCGAACTCGGCCTCGACGAGGAGAAGATGAACGTGAACGGCGGCGCCATCGCCCTCGGCCACCCGCTCGGCTGCTCGGGCGCCAAGCTGACCACCACCGCGATCTACGAGCTGCGGCGCCGGGGCGGCGGCAAGGCCCTGATCACCATGTGCATCGGCGGCGGCATGGGCGCGGCGGGCGTGATCGAGGTCTACCCGGAGGTAGGCGCGGGGGAGACGGCGGCGGACTGA
- a CDS encoding alpha/beta hydrolase family protein translates to MNGLLRWVRRTRKRRLAGYGALGYGLILVAGALFGAEIVLRSKSSWVKGAFVFMGRRGNHVFLPASVETLSRGVLGLVPLLPNRGHAVLGPASRAGTLVKRQILQERGLFPNGALVWASSYVYNGTPAQLGAEFEHTTVQTEVGDMPAWHIPQLRGEKDALVIVVHGHGGQRAQGLRALPAILRTGPAALFVTFRNAFGAPRVGKGYLTLGDTEAEDILGALRWAQEHGYQRVILFGFSMGGNIVLSVLRPKFEPYALPVVGVLLDSPALDWRDTIRWQGQRFGLPRFLARHVATFTQYVVTRRSGQNFDEVDQIRAAPRFRLPILLWHGTRDRTIPIAQSDALARARPDLVEYHRVEGAKHIRTWNVDPKAYDAALEGFVARVLEGETV, encoded by the coding sequence GTGAACGGCCTACTGCGCTGGGTCCGCCGCACCCGCAAGCGCCGGCTCGCGGGCTACGGGGCGCTCGGCTACGGGCTGATCCTCGTCGCCGGAGCGCTGTTCGGGGCCGAGATCGTGCTGCGCTCCAAGAGCAGTTGGGTCAAGGGGGCGTTCGTGTTCATGGGGCGCCGGGGCAACCACGTGTTTCTGCCGGCCTCGGTGGAGACGCTCTCGCGCGGGGTGCTCGGGCTCGTGCCGCTGCTGCCCAACCGGGGGCACGCGGTGCTCGGGCCGGCGAGCCGGGCGGGCACGCTCGTCAAGCGTCAGATCTTGCAGGAGCGCGGCCTCTTCCCGAACGGGGCGCTGGTGTGGGCGTCCTCCTACGTCTACAACGGCACGCCCGCGCAACTCGGCGCCGAGTTCGAGCACACGACCGTCCAGACCGAGGTGGGGGACATGCCCGCCTGGCACATCCCGCAACTGCGCGGCGAGAAAGACGCCCTGGTGATCGTCGTGCACGGACACGGCGGGCAACGGGCTCAGGGCCTGCGCGCGCTGCCGGCGATCCTGCGCACCGGTCCGGCGGCGCTGTTCGTGACCTTTCGCAACGCCTTCGGGGCGCCGCGCGTGGGCAAGGGCTACCTGACCCTCGGCGACACCGAGGCCGAGGACATCCTCGGGGCGCTGCGCTGGGCGCAGGAGCACGGTTACCAGCGGGTGATCCTCTTCGGCTTCTCGATGGGCGGCAACATCGTTCTGAGCGTGCTGCGGCCCAAGTTCGAGCCGTATGCGCTGCCGGTGGTGGGCGTGCTGCTCGACTCGCCCGCGCTCGACTGGCGCGACACCATCCGCTGGCAGGGGCAACGCTTCGGCCTCCCCAGATTCCTCGCCCGCCACGTCGCCACCTTCACCCAGTACGTCGTGACCCGCCGCAGCGGCCAGAACTTCGACGAGGTGGATCAGATTCGCGCCGCGCCGCGCTTCCGGCTCCCGATCCTGCTGTGGCACGGCACCCGCGACCGCACCATCCCCATCGCGCAGTCCGACGCCCTCGCCCGTGCGCGGCCCGACCTCGTGGAGTACCACCGCGTCGAGGGCGCCAAGCACATCCGCACCTGGAACGTGGACCCCAAGGCGTATGACGCGGCGCTGGAGGGGTTCGTGGCGCGGGTGCTGGAGGGCGAGACGGTGTGA
- a CDS encoding suppressor of fused domain protein gives MTRADESDRPEWRARERMERHLSRFLGEATVWHEIVPEAGSGAWPVDIYRFAPTPGRPFHTLVTSGLSTRPMTVPEGVEEWSRAELVLCLPADWPLTLGEGGDLGDLADPEHAWPLELLRTLARLPHEHGTWLGWGHTVPNGHPPQPLAGTGFTGSLIGPVVTLPDEFLNVELEGEALWFYGVFPLYPEEIEFKLGAGAQALFDRLEAFRVTELVALDRPNVVTSRLPERA, from the coding sequence ATGACGAGAGCGGACGAGTCAGACCGGCCCGAGTGGCGGGCGCGCGAGCGCATGGAGCGGCACCTCAGCCGTTTTCTGGGCGAGGCGACCGTGTGGCACGAGATCGTGCCGGAGGCCGGCTCCGGGGCGTGGCCAGTAGACATCTACCGCTTCGCGCCGACGCCTGGGCGGCCCTTCCACACCCTCGTTACCTCCGGCCTGTCTACCCGCCCGATGACAGTGCCGGAAGGCGTGGAGGAGTGGTCCCGCGCCGAACTCGTCCTCTGCCTGCCCGCCGACTGGCCGCTGACGCTCGGGGAGGGAGGCGACCTGGGCGACCTCGCCGACCCAGAGCACGCCTGGCCGCTCGAACTGCTGCGGACGCTCGCCCGGCTGCCGCACGAGCACGGCACCTGGCTCGGCTGGGGGCACACCGTCCCCAACGGGCACCCGCCGCAGCCGCTCGCGGGCACCGGCTTTACCGGCTCACTGATCGGACCGGTGGTGACGCTGCCCGACGAGTTCCTGAACGTCGAGCTCGAGGGCGAAGCGCTGTGGTTCTACGGCGTCTTTCCCCTCTACCCGGAGGAAATCGAGTTCAAGCTGGGAGCGGGCGCGCAGGCGCTCTTCGACCGGCTCGAAGCCTTCCGGGTGACCGAACTCGTGGCGCTGGACCGGCCCAACGTCGTGACCTCGCGCCTCCCGGAGCGGGCGTGA